Proteins encoded by one window of Sphingosinicella sp. BN140058:
- a CDS encoding pitrilysin family protein, producing the protein MSSLRRSILPLLLLATAPVAAPGLTAPARAAAGDSGWFYRGSDIAPDPAWTFGTLPNGLRYAVRRNALPAGQVSIRLRMDVGSLAEGDQERGWAHYIEHMVFRGTAAYHDGEARQTWQRLGASFGSDTNASTQPTQTVYQLDLPKNDPASLELSLKILASMADTATFDPAIVEAERGVVLAEYGRRPELSVKLGDLTRNLFFSGLKFADRDTIGTEATLKGATAAGLKSFYERWYRPERATLVLVGDADPKMLEALVAKTFGGWAGTGTAPSDPEIGAIKPVPERTAALAYPGSPYAATLSWVRPYRQLPHTRAREREDLEEALAKRILNRRLEAKARGDAAFLNAQIGGDRSTDIADYTQVSVMAKEGRWKEALNEVYAILADALRAPPSDAEVAREIDNLRSSGRANVEGEPTRKSNQWAQALVTAIDGDSIVSSAPVTMALFEALAPQMTPATIEAGMKRLFAGSGPRMVLLSPDPVSGVPQALAAAEKAAPAARLADRKVTMDDLPALGAPGREVSREQIPDLGVTIVRFANGSSLVFKKTDFEKGRVNVSLRFGNGISGLPTDRRTIAWMGSLIGSTGIAGLDLDALERLLTGRRMTIGFGVAEDAFELAGTTNAQDLPDQLRLLVTKLAYPRWDATLFNRYKTAALENYQLSFSSASARASREFGGFNHDGDARWSAVERDEIARATPQDFQKFFQPLLQQGSIEAVVIGDADLEPTVAAMLKTVAALPKRTDVPPPPASLAVRPPRAGETARFDHQGDPTQAYAAIGWSTFGGIDNRKARRALALAGNMIQVRLFERLRDVEGATYSPNGFASSSEIFEKWGVLGAAAEVRPERTDLFFRLAREIVSDMAAKPAPADEFERAISPVMSGLDRRLKTNAYWLSAMESWSRKPGLIELTRTLESDYKAMTAEDVRAAVAAYVADEDPWAFTIVPARAAAASAAGPAAPPPAKAAPATAASAPSAAGTGG; encoded by the coding sequence ATGTCCTCTCTTCGCCGTTCGATCCTTCCCTTGCTCCTCCTCGCCACCGCTCCCGTCGCCGCCCCGGGATTGACGGCGCCTGCCCGCGCGGCCGCAGGCGACAGCGGCTGGTTCTACCGCGGCAGCGACATCGCGCCCGATCCGGCGTGGACCTTCGGCACGCTTCCCAACGGTCTTCGCTATGCCGTTCGGCGCAATGCCTTGCCGGCGGGCCAGGTTTCGATCCGTCTGCGCATGGACGTCGGCTCGCTTGCCGAAGGGGATCAGGAGCGCGGCTGGGCGCATTATATCGAGCACATGGTGTTCCGCGGCACCGCCGCATACCATGACGGCGAGGCGCGGCAGACCTGGCAGCGGCTGGGTGCGAGCTTCGGCAGCGATACCAACGCCTCGACCCAGCCGACCCAGACCGTCTACCAGCTCGATCTGCCGAAGAACGACCCGGCCTCGCTGGAACTCAGTCTGAAGATCCTCGCCAGCATGGCCGACACCGCCACCTTCGATCCCGCCATTGTCGAGGCGGAGCGCGGCGTCGTCCTCGCCGAATATGGCCGCCGTCCCGAGCTCTCGGTCAAGCTCGGCGATCTCACCCGCAACCTGTTCTTCTCAGGCCTGAAGTTCGCCGATCGCGACACGATCGGCACCGAAGCGACCTTGAAAGGCGCGACCGCCGCCGGTCTGAAGAGCTTCTACGAGCGCTGGTACAGACCGGAGCGGGCGACTCTCGTCCTGGTCGGCGACGCCGATCCCAAGATGCTCGAGGCCCTGGTGGCGAAGACCTTCGGCGGCTGGGCCGGCACCGGAACGGCGCCGTCCGATCCTGAGATCGGCGCCATCAAGCCGGTGCCCGAGCGGACCGCGGCGCTCGCCTATCCCGGTTCGCCTTATGCCGCCACGTTGAGCTGGGTGCGGCCTTATCGCCAGCTTCCCCACACCAGGGCACGCGAACGCGAGGATCTGGAGGAAGCGCTCGCCAAGCGGATCCTCAATCGACGTCTCGAAGCCAAGGCACGTGGCGATGCCGCCTTCCTCAATGCCCAGATCGGCGGCGACCGATCGACCGACATCGCCGATTACACCCAGGTTTCGGTGATGGCCAAGGAAGGGCGGTGGAAGGAAGCGCTGAACGAGGTCTATGCGATCCTCGCCGATGCGCTTCGCGCCCCGCCGAGCGACGCCGAGGTCGCGCGCGAGATCGACAATCTCCGCTCTTCCGGCCGCGCCAATGTCGAGGGCGAGCCGACCCGCAAATCCAATCAATGGGCGCAGGCCCTAGTCACGGCGATCGACGGCGACAGCATCGTCTCGAGCGCACCGGTGACCATGGCTTTGTTCGAGGCGCTGGCGCCGCAGATGACGCCGGCGACGATCGAGGCGGGCATGAAGCGCCTGTTCGCCGGCAGCGGGCCCCGCATGGTGCTGCTCTCGCCCGATCCGGTGTCGGGGGTGCCGCAGGCGCTCGCCGCAGCCGAGAAGGCCGCCCCCGCCGCGCGCCTCGCTGACCGCAAGGTGACGATGGACGATCTTCCAGCCTTGGGCGCCCCCGGCCGCGAAGTGTCGCGCGAGCAGATACCGGATCTCGGCGTCACCATCGTCCGCTTCGCCAACGGATCCAGCCTCGTCTTCAAGAAGACCGATTTCGAAAAGGGCCGGGTCAACGTCTCGCTGCGCTTCGGCAATGGAATTTCGGGCCTGCCGACGGATCGGCGGACGATCGCCTGGATGGGCTCGCTGATCGGATCGACGGGGATCGCCGGGCTCGATCTCGACGCGCTCGAGCGGCTGCTGACCGGCCGGCGGATGACGATCGGCTTCGGCGTCGCCGAGGATGCGTTCGAGCTTGCAGGCACCACCAATGCGCAGGATCTTCCCGATCAGCTGCGGCTGCTCGTCACCAAGCTCGCTTACCCGCGCTGGGACGCGACCCTGTTCAACCGGTACAAGACGGCGGCGCTCGAAAATTACCAGTTGAGCTTCTCGTCCGCATCGGCACGGGCGAGCCGCGAGTTCGGCGGCTTCAACCATGACGGCGACGCCCGCTGGAGCGCGGTCGAACGGGACGAGATCGCCAGGGCGACGCCGCAGGATTTCCAGAAATTCTTCCAACCTCTGCTGCAGCAGGGATCGATCGAGGCTGTCGTGATCGGCGATGCCGATCTCGAGCCGACGGTTGCGGCGATGCTGAAAACGGTCGCGGCGCTGCCGAAGCGCACGGACGTGCCGCCACCACCCGCCTCGCTCGCGGTGCGGCCGCCACGCGCCGGCGAGACTGCGCGGTTCGATCACCAGGGCGATCCGACCCAGGCCTATGCCGCGATCGGCTGGTCCACGTTCGGCGGCATCGACAACAGAAAGGCGCGGCGCGCGTTGGCGCTGGCCGGCAACATGATCCAGGTTCGTCTGTTCGAGCGGCTGCGAGATGTCGAAGGCGCGACCTACTCACCCAACGGCTTCGCCAGCAGCTCCGAGATTTTCGAGAAATGGGGGGTGCTCGGCGCCGCGGCCGAAGTGCGGCCGGAGCGGACCGATCTTTTCTTCCGCCTCGCCCGAGAGATCGTCTCCGACATGGCCGCCAAGCCCGCGCCCGCCGACGAGTTCGAGCGCGCGATCAGTCCGGTGATGAGCGGCCTCGATCGGCGGCTCAAGACCAATGCCTACTGGCTCTCGGCGATGGAAAGCTGGTCGCGCAAGCCCGGCCTGATCGAACTCACGCGCACTTTGGAGTCCGACTACAAGGCGATGACCGCGGAGGACGTTCGCGCCGCGGTCGCCGCTTATGTCGCTGACGAGGATCCCTGGGCCTTCACCATCGTGCCGGCACGCGCAGCCGCCGCGTCGGCGGCCGGCCCTGCCGCTCCGCCGCCCGCAAAAGCGGCTCCGGCCACCGCAGCTTCCGCCCCTTCCGCAGCCGGAACGGGAGGCTGA